In candidate division KSB1 bacterium, one DNA window encodes the following:
- a CDS encoding SDR family oxidoreductase, whose amino-acid sequence MSENPHVVADTQPACVIVGATGGIGTALCRRLQQNGTRLLLAGRSQEKLRILAEEVGAHYAVVDATQFEDMESCCARALERFGRLDGVVNCVGSLLLKPAHQTTAAEWHAALAANLTSAFATVRAASRLMLRHGGAVVLISSAAARTGMANHDAVAAVKAGVIGLALSAAATYARFGLRVNVVAPGLVRTPLTARIIGNPDLLKAALALHPLARIGEPEQVASAIAWLLQPEQSWVTGQVLGVDGGLASLRSRMTV is encoded by the coding sequence ATGAGCGAAAATCCGCATGTTGTCGCGGACACCCAACCAGCCTGCGTGATCGTCGGCGCCACCGGCGGCATCGGAACCGCCCTCTGCCGCCGCCTGCAGCAAAACGGCACCCGGCTGTTGTTGGCCGGCCGCTCGCAGGAAAAATTGCGCATATTGGCGGAAGAAGTCGGCGCGCATTACGCCGTTGTTGATGCCACGCAATTCGAGGATATGGAATCCTGCTGTGCCCGTGCACTGGAGCGCTTTGGCCGCCTCGATGGCGTGGTCAACTGTGTCGGTTCGCTGCTGCTCAAGCCCGCACATCAAACCACGGCAGCCGAGTGGCATGCCGCCCTTGCCGCCAACTTGACCAGCGCCTTTGCGACCGTGCGCGCCGCCAGCCGGCTGATGCTGCGCCACGGCGGCGCCGTGGTGCTCATCTCCTCTGCCGCGGCCCGCACCGGCATGGCGAATCACGATGCTGTTGCTGCGGTCAAGGCCGGCGTCATCGGCCTGGCACTTTCCGCGGCGGCCACCTATGCGCGTTTTGGACTGCGGGTGAATGTGGTTGCACCGGGCCTGGTGCGCACGCCCCTGACCGCCCGCATCATCGGCAATCCCGATTTGCTCAAAGCCGCGCTGGCCCTGCATCCCCTGGCTCGCATCGGCGAGCCGGAGCAAGTCGCCTCGGCCATCGCCTGGCTGCTGCAGCCGGAGCAAAGTTGGGTGACAGGGCAGGTACTCGGCGTCGATGGCGGCCTGGCCAGCCTGCGCTCGCGGATGACGGTTTGA
- a CDS encoding FAD-dependent oxidoreductase, with amino-acid sequence MSEPEVIIIGAGLAGLSCARRLQEAGVPFLLLEAADAPGGRVRTDKVEGFLLDRGFQVLFTAYPEAARLLDYDGLDLKPFYSGALVRQGGRFHRIADPWRRPVDGIKTVLSPLGTPLDKLRIALMRRRVLTGTLEKLLEQPEISTLALLHDAGFSEKIITRFFQPFLGGIFLEPDLETSSRMFHFVFRMLAAGETVLPAAGMGSIPAQLAATLPATAIRRHARVDRITANTVTLAGGEHLSARALVIATEGPEAARLLPELPPVPMQQVACFYYAAQQAPLEEPILVLNGEGDGPVNNLCVPSLVAPGYAPPGVHLISATVLKTVVQDEKQLEQAVRMQLAKWFGVQVQRWRLLKVYRLLQALPRQVPPALQPPQRPVRLRPGIYVCGDHRDNASINGALASGRRAAEAVLADL; translated from the coding sequence GTGTCTGAGCCCGAAGTCATCATCATCGGCGCGGGGCTGGCGGGTCTGTCCTGTGCCCGGCGGTTGCAGGAAGCGGGTGTGCCCTTCCTTCTGCTTGAAGCTGCAGATGCGCCCGGCGGCCGCGTGCGCACCGACAAGGTGGAAGGCTTTCTGCTGGACCGCGGCTTTCAAGTCCTGTTCACCGCCTATCCGGAGGCTGCGCGCCTGCTCGACTATGACGGCCTGGATTTGAAGCCTTTCTACTCCGGTGCGCTGGTGCGACAGGGCGGCCGATTTCACCGTATCGCTGATCCCTGGCGCCGGCCGGTCGACGGAATTAAAACCGTGCTTTCGCCGCTGGGCACGCCGCTCGACAAACTGCGCATTGCCCTGATGCGGCGTCGCGTGCTCACCGGCACGCTGGAAAAATTGCTGGAACAGCCGGAAATCTCGACACTGGCGCTGCTGCATGACGCCGGCTTTTCCGAAAAGATCATCACACGCTTTTTCCAGCCGTTTCTGGGCGGCATTTTTCTCGAGCCGGATCTGGAAACCTCCAGCCGCATGTTCCATTTCGTGTTCCGCATGCTGGCCGCGGGAGAAACGGTGTTGCCCGCGGCTGGCATGGGCAGCATTCCAGCGCAACTCGCAGCGACCCTGCCGGCGACAGCCATACGCCGGCACGCCCGGGTGGACCGGATCACGGCCAACACGGTCACGCTCGCGGGCGGCGAGCACCTCTCCGCCCGTGCCCTTGTCATTGCCACGGAGGGCCCGGAAGCCGCACGCTTGCTGCCGGAACTGCCGCCGGTGCCCATGCAGCAGGTGGCATGTTTTTACTATGCCGCACAACAGGCACCGCTTGAGGAACCGATTTTGGTTTTGAACGGTGAGGGCGATGGCCCGGTCAACAACCTGTGCGTGCCCAGTCTCGTGGCACCGGGCTATGCCCCGCCGGGCGTTCATCTGATTTCCGCAACGGTGTTGAAAACGGTGGTGCAGGATGAAAAACAGCTCGAACAAGCCGTGCGCATGCAGCTTGCCAAATGGTTCGGCGTGCAGGTGCAGCGCTGGCGTCTCCTGAAAGTTTACCGCCTGCTGCAGGCCCTGCCGCGGCAAGTGCCGCCGGCGCTGCAACCGCCGCAACGACCGGTGCGCCTGCGGCCCGGTATTTATGTCTGTGGCGATCACCGCGACAATGCCTCGATCAACGGCGCCCTGGCCTCCGGCCGCCGCGCCGCCGAGGCGGTGCTGGCGGACTTGTAA
- the secG gene encoding preprotein translocase subunit SecG, whose product MYGFLITIFILIALLQTAVILMQASKGGGLAGSFGGGTMGTVFGTRGAATFLSKLTAILAASFMVLALILGLMKSSTTPSSSLVGRERQERQARTPSPADIGAPVVPGTQTVPAPAPQQPAQPQQK is encoded by the coding sequence ATGTACGGATTCCTGATCACCATCTTCATTCTGATCGCCCTGTTGCAAACGGCGGTCATTCTCATGCAGGCAAGCAAGGGCGGCGGCCTGGCGGGATCTTTCGGCGGCGGCACCATGGGCACTGTTTTCGGAACCCGCGGTGCGGCCACATTCCTGAGCAAGCTGACCGCGATTCTGGCCGCGAGCTTTATGGTTTTGGCCCTGATTTTGGGCTTGATGAAGTCGAGCACGACGCCCTCCAGCAGTTTGGTGGGCAGGGAGCGCCAGGAGCGCCAGGCACGCACACCCTCGCCAGCTGATATTGGCGCGCCTGTCGTGCCCGGCACGCAAACCGTGCCTGCGCCGGCGCCACAGCAACCGGCCCAGCCACAACAAAAGTAA
- a CDS encoding MerR family transcriptional regulator has translation MDRDKIYPIKIVARRTGLSPHVIRIWERRYDAVVPQRSHSNRRLYCEADIERFILLRKVCELGHGIGQVAKLSTEELRQILSSEITAMPATNLTPAQPASASKQLSANSLPEAAHREACLAAVRNLDAIALDRAIAHGAVKLSRPVLIDQVLVSLICEVGEAWQAGSMRVIHEHLLTAAIKSFGATLRSSQEHRPGAPGMVVTTPAGQIHELGALLAAITASDMGWRTTYLGPNLPAEEIAAALEYNQAQAVALSIVHPNDDPLLENELRRLRRYVPSSVNIIVGGRAAGSYQRVLNEIGAKQITTLAEFREKLAGFQRQHTNTQPPTASPATK, from the coding sequence ATGGACAGGGATAAAATATATCCAATAAAAATTGTGGCTCGTCGCACGGGGCTCTCGCCACATGTAATCCGGATTTGGGAGCGCCGCTATGATGCGGTTGTGCCACAACGTTCACACAGCAATCGCCGCCTATACTGTGAGGCAGATATCGAGCGCTTCATCCTGCTGCGAAAGGTCTGCGAGCTGGGCCACGGCATCGGCCAGGTGGCGAAATTGTCGACAGAAGAGTTACGCCAGATTCTCTCATCGGAAATAACAGCCATGCCGGCAACGAATCTCACGCCTGCCCAGCCGGCATCCGCGTCGAAACAATTATCCGCCAACTCTTTGCCGGAGGCCGCTCACCGTGAAGCCTGTCTGGCGGCCGTGCGAAATTTGGATGCGATAGCGCTGGACCGTGCCATCGCGCACGGGGCAGTGAAGCTGAGCCGCCCGGTTTTGATCGATCAGGTTTTAGTCTCGCTGATTTGCGAGGTGGGTGAAGCGTGGCAGGCGGGAAGCATGCGGGTCATACACGAACATTTGCTGACCGCCGCGATCAAGTCTTTCGGAGCGACGCTTCGCAGTTCGCAAGAGCACCGACCGGGGGCTCCCGGCATGGTGGTCACGACACCGGCAGGACAAATCCACGAGTTGGGCGCCCTGCTGGCGGCTATCACGGCTTCAGATATGGGCTGGCGGACAACCTACCTCGGCCCCAACCTGCCCGCCGAAGAGATTGCCGCGGCGCTGGAGTATAACCAGGCACAAGCCGTGGCGCTCAGTATCGTTCATCCCAATGATGATCCCCTCCTGGAAAATGAGCTGCGCCGCCTGCGACGGTATGTACCTTCCAGCGTTAACATCATCGTCGGCGGCCGGGCAGCCGGCAGTTACCAGCGGGTGCTGAACGAGATCGGTGCGAAGCAAATCACGACACTGGCGGAGTTTCGTGAAAAACTAGCCGGTTTTCAGCGCCAACACACAAACACCCAGCCGCCCACGGCCTCGCCGGCAACGAAATGA
- the gap gene encoding type I glyceraldehyde-3-phosphate dehydrogenase, whose protein sequence is MAVKVGINGFGRIGRNIYRAAMKDKDIEFVAVNDITDAKTLAHLLKYDSILGNLEAEVTAQDNTIVVNGKPVKVFAEKDPANLKWRELGVDIVVESTGLFTNKETAVKHITSGGAKKVIITAPAKGQDLTLVIGVNDSAYDPARHHVVSNASCTTNCLTPVAKVILEKFGIKSGLMTTIHAYTNDQRILDLPHKDLRRARAASMSMIPTTTGAAKAVAEVIPELKGRMDGIAVRVPTPNVSLVDVTFEVEKPTTVEEVNQAIKEAADGKLKGILAYTTEPLVSIDFRMNPNSSIVDLLSTFVNNEGRTVKIFSWYDNEWGFSCRVIDLIHLMARSL, encoded by the coding sequence ATGGCTGTAAAGGTCGGGATCAACGGCTTCGGCAGGATCGGGCGCAATATTTATCGTGCCGCGATGAAGGACAAAGACATCGAGTTCGTCGCGGTTAATGACATCACCGATGCCAAAACTCTGGCGCATTTGTTGAAATATGATTCCATCCTCGGCAACCTCGAGGCCGAAGTCACCGCACAGGACAACACCATCGTGGTGAATGGCAAGCCGGTGAAGGTGTTTGCCGAGAAGGATCCTGCGAATCTCAAGTGGCGCGAGCTCGGCGTCGACATCGTGGTGGAATCGACCGGCCTTTTCACCAACAAAGAGACGGCCGTCAAGCACATCACCTCCGGCGGTGCCAAAAAGGTCATCATCACTGCGCCCGCCAAGGGCCAGGACCTGACCCTGGTGATCGGCGTGAACGACAGCGCTTACGATCCCGCCCGGCATCATGTGGTCTCCAACGCCTCCTGCACCACCAACTGTCTGACGCCGGTGGCCAAAGTCATCCTGGAAAAATTCGGCATCAAAAGCGGCTTGATGACCACGATTCATGCCTACACCAACGATCAGCGGATTCTCGATCTGCCACACAAGGATTTGCGCCGCGCGCGTGCTGCCAGCATGTCGATGATCCCGACCACCACCGGCGCCGCCAAAGCCGTGGCGGAAGTGATTCCCGAGCTCAAGGGCAGGATGGATGGCATTGCGGTGCGCGTGCCCACCCCCAACGTCTCACTGGTCGATGTCACCTTCGAGGTCGAGAAGCCGACCACGGTCGAGGAAGTCAACCAGGCGATCAAGGAAGCGGCGGATGGCAAACTAAAGGGCATCCTGGCATACACCACCGAGCCCCTGGTGTCGATTGATTTTCGCATGAATCCCAACTCCTCCATTGTCGATCTGCTGTCGACCTTCGTGAACAACGAAGGCAGGACCGTGAAAATCTTTTCGTGGTACGACAACGAATGGGGCTTCTCGTGCCGCGTGATCGACCTGATTCACCTCATGGCACGTTCGCTCTAA
- a CDS encoding SDR family oxidoreductase, which yields MSGSSQPLLLLTGATGYVGGRLLQALTARGYRLRCLARRPEFLAARVGPNTTIVKGDVLDASSLPAAFAGMHAAYYLVHSMGSNGTFEEQDRRAACNFAEAARRAGVQRLIYLGGLGNGRALSPHLASRHEVGRLLQKSGVPTVELRASIIIGSGSLSFEMIRALVEKLPVMITPRWTRSLAQPIAIEDVIDYLIAALEVPATGVFEIGGADQVSYLDLMKEYARQRGLRRLIIPVPVLTPRLSSLWLGLVTPLYARVGRKLIDSVRHDTVVTDRRSLTTFAIQPRGIRAAIARALANEDREFAQTRWSDALSSPGQPRSWGGVKFGTRVVDSRSLQVPCSPSAAMAAIRRIGGATGWYCCNWLWRLRGFIDLLFGGVGLRRGRRDPEWLVPGDTVDFWRVEAFEPDRLLRLHAEMKLPGRAWLQFEVEPAVSGASIRQTAIFDPAGVIGLLYWYVLYPVHELVFAGMLRGLVRAIKMEGQ from the coding sequence ATGAGTGGTTCCTCCCAACCTTTGCTGCTTCTCACTGGTGCCACCGGCTATGTTGGCGGACGTTTGTTGCAGGCGCTCACCGCCCGGGGTTACCGGCTGCGTTGTTTGGCACGCCGCCCGGAATTCTTGGCGGCGCGGGTTGGCCCCAACACCACGATCGTCAAGGGTGATGTGCTGGATGCAAGCTCGCTGCCCGCGGCTTTCGCCGGCATGCATGCCGCCTATTATCTGGTACACTCGATGGGCTCGAACGGCACTTTCGAAGAGCAGGACCGCCGCGCTGCCTGTAATTTTGCCGAAGCGGCCCGCCGCGCCGGTGTGCAGCGTCTCATCTACCTTGGCGGTTTGGGCAATGGCAGAGCCCTTTCCCCGCATCTCGCCAGCCGTCATGAAGTTGGCCGTCTCCTGCAGAAATCGGGCGTGCCAACCGTTGAATTGCGCGCCTCGATCATCATCGGCTCAGGCAGCCTGTCTTTTGAGATGATTCGTGCGCTGGTGGAAAAATTGCCGGTGATGATCACCCCGCGCTGGACGCGTTCGCTGGCGCAACCGATCGCGATTGAAGATGTGATCGACTATCTCATTGCCGCGCTCGAGGTGCCGGCCACCGGTGTTTTCGAAATCGGCGGTGCGGATCAGGTCTCCTATCTCGATCTGATGAAGGAATATGCCCGCCAGCGCGGCTTGCGGCGCCTGATCATCCCGGTGCCTGTGCTGACTCCACGGCTGTCGAGCCTGTGGTTGGGTCTGGTGACCCCCCTGTATGCCCGCGTCGGTCGCAAGTTGATCGACAGCGTGCGGCATGATACCGTGGTCACCGACCGCCGCAGCCTGACCACCTTCGCGATTCAACCGCGCGGCATTCGCGCTGCCATTGCGCGGGCCCTGGCAAATGAAGATCGTGAGTTTGCCCAAACGCGCTGGTCCGATGCGCTGTCCTCGCCCGGCCAGCCGCGCAGTTGGGGCGGGGTGAAGTTCGGCACGCGGGTGGTGGATTCCCGTTCGCTGCAGGTGCCCTGTTCTCCTTCTGCCGCCATGGCTGCGATCCGTCGCATCGGCGGAGCCACCGGATGGTATTGTTGCAACTGGTTGTGGCGGCTGCGTGGGTTCATTGATTTGCTTTTCGGCGGCGTGGGCCTGCGTCGCGGCCGTCGTGATCCGGAGTGGCTGGTGCCCGGCGACACGGTTGACTTTTGGCGGGTCGAGGCTTTCGAACCGGACCGCCTGCTGCGCCTGCATGCCGAGATGAAATTGCCCGGCCGTGCCTGGCTGCAATTTGAAGTCGAGCCGGCCGTCAGCGGTGCCAGCATCCGGCAAACTGCGATCTTCGATCCCGCCGGCGTTATCGGCCTGTTGTATTGGTATGTCCTGTACCCCGTGCATGAACTCGTGTTCGCCGGCATGTTGCGCGGCCTGGTTCGGGCCATTAAGATGGAAGGACAATAA
- a CDS encoding serine protease, giving the protein MMKCHGKVRQCFRRAGRVLWLLLPALALCHCSSGISSRAIQPEHILSSREVQKFLDAVVPSIVGVGAIFNYRLETYNHEMSAGRFLPDSSSPTGYRLQAGTAVSRSEQTERINGAGLVLHRDEQHTLILTCAHVVLHADTIKTYYRDSAGRRTDILHSRAILRRQEFYVLNQSNHLISAERLTADEHADLALLHVSSSFAVGSPFPFEVGYEEPLAWGDYCYLFGYPRETKQLTSGLVSLLPREDFFMIDAVARSGFSGGPVFVMRPARGLQLTGIIRGVASEKLYYVAPPENALVGQSLTPRELEQSSAQELNLIHYGAAYAVGPQLIGKFLTGAKPVLARLGIYLAKKYLPD; this is encoded by the coding sequence ATGATGAAGTGCCACGGCAAAGTGCGGCAGTGTTTCCGGCGCGCCGGGCGTGTGCTTTGGTTGCTCCTGCCCGCCCTGGCCTTGTGCCATTGCAGCTCCGGGATCAGCTCCCGTGCAATTCAGCCAGAACACATCCTTTCCTCCCGCGAGGTGCAAAAATTTCTCGATGCAGTCGTCCCTTCGATCGTGGGGGTGGGGGCCATCTTCAACTACCGGCTGGAAACTTACAATCATGAGATGTCGGCGGGGAGATTTTTGCCGGATTCCAGCAGCCCCACCGGCTATCGCTTGCAGGCCGGCACTGCCGTCTCCCGCAGCGAGCAGACCGAGCGCATCAACGGGGCGGGGCTGGTCTTGCATCGTGACGAGCAACACACGCTGATTCTGACCTGTGCGCATGTCGTGCTGCATGCCGATACGATCAAGACCTACTACCGGGACAGCGCGGGGCGGCGCACCGACATTCTGCATTCGCGCGCCATCTTGCGACGGCAGGAATTTTATGTGCTCAATCAAAGCAACCATCTCATCAGCGCGGAGCGCCTCACCGCCGACGAGCATGCCGATCTGGCGCTGCTGCACGTCTCCTCCAGTTTTGCGGTGGGCTCTCCCTTTCCCTTCGAGGTGGGCTACGAAGAGCCGCTGGCGTGGGGCGATTACTGCTATCTTTTCGGATATCCGAGGGAAACCAAGCAACTGACCAGCGGGCTGGTGAGCCTGCTGCCCCGTGAGGACTTTTTTATGATCGATGCCGTGGCGCGTTCGGGCTTTTCCGGCGGACCGGTTTTTGTCATGCGGCCAGCGCGCGGGCTGCAACTCACTGGCATCATCCGTGGTGTCGCCTCGGAGAAACTCTATTACGTCGCGCCGCCGGAAAATGCGCTGGTCGGGCAGTCACTCACCCCCCGCGAGCTGGAGCAAAGCAGCGCCCAGGAACTCAACCTGATCCACTACGGTGCGGCCTATGCCGTCGGACCGCAGCTTATCGGCAAATTCCTCACAGGGGCAAAGCCGGTGCTCGCACGCCTGGGCATTTATCTGGCCAAAAAATATCTTCCAGATTGA
- a CDS encoding cryptochrome/photolyase family protein produces MSRFYQQLNRWQIDPANRRWLFVPYDQLTAEIGPLSREHPRELGIVLIENTWKAGRRPYHKQKLALLLANLRHFALEQAARGVAVRHLVTAAPYREALRSLLPELGPLRVMEPAERELRVDLQSLVEEGGLQVIPHEGWLTTAAQLQESRNQRSCWRMDAFYRHVRRATGILMQNGKPVGGKFSMDAANRQPWKNGPPAPEPPIFTPDEITREVAGLVESCFAHHPGRLDLRLLPATRADAEVLWHWAKRECLPFFGPFEDAFSARSRSLFHTRLSALLNLHRLLPARVVREAAELDIPLASKEGFIRQILGWREFVHHVHTLTDGFRKPGRTAIPIAATPGDAGYQRWAGRSWPVSASDDPGLDGGAAPAYFAGTTPLPPAFWGRPTGMACFDDIVQAVWQEGYSHHITRLMVLANLATLLDVAPRELTDWFWVAYTDAYDWVVEPNVLGMGTFAIGDLITTKPYIAGAAYLDRMGDYCSRCRFDPKSTCPFTALYWAFLDRHEAKLRTLDRLKLVLASLRKRPVARRQRDARVFEYVRRTLCDGEVLMPTGVPA; encoded by the coding sequence ATGAGCCGGTTTTACCAACAGCTCAATCGCTGGCAGATTGATCCTGCCAACCGTCGCTGGCTGTTCGTGCCTTATGATCAACTTACGGCGGAAATCGGACCGCTCAGTCGCGAGCACCCCCGCGAGCTTGGCATTGTCTTAATTGAAAACACCTGGAAGGCAGGCCGACGGCCCTATCATAAACAAAAATTAGCCCTGCTGCTGGCAAACCTGCGTCACTTTGCACTGGAGCAGGCTGCTCGCGGGGTGGCGGTTCGCCACCTGGTCACTGCCGCACCCTATCGCGAAGCCTTGCGATCATTGCTGCCTGAGCTTGGCCCGCTGCGCGTCATGGAGCCCGCCGAGCGGGAGTTGCGCGTTGATCTCCAGTCGCTGGTGGAAGAGGGTGGCCTGCAGGTGATTCCCCATGAAGGCTGGTTGACCACGGCCGCACAGTTGCAGGAAAGTCGCAACCAGCGGTCCTGCTGGCGCATGGATGCTTTTTACCGCCATGTGCGCCGCGCCACCGGCATTCTCATGCAAAATGGCAAGCCCGTGGGCGGCAAATTCAGCATGGATGCTGCCAACCGGCAGCCGTGGAAGAACGGGCCCCCCGCGCCAGAGCCTCCGATTTTCACCCCCGATGAAATCACCCGCGAAGTTGCCGGGCTAGTTGAAAGCTGTTTTGCGCATCATCCCGGCCGGCTGGATTTGCGCCTGCTGCCCGCCACCCGTGCAGACGCAGAGGTGCTTTGGCATTGGGCAAAACGCGAATGCCTGCCGTTCTTTGGACCTTTCGAAGATGCCTTCTCCGCCCGCTCGCGCAGTCTGTTTCATACGCGCCTGTCGGCACTGTTGAATCTCCATCGCCTGCTGCCGGCGCGGGTGGTGCGTGAAGCTGCAGAACTGGACATTCCCTTGGCAAGCAAGGAAGGCTTCATTCGCCAGATTTTGGGATGGCGCGAATTCGTGCATCATGTGCACACGCTCACCGATGGTTTCCGCAAACCCGGCCGGACAGCCATTCCCATCGCCGCGACGCCGGGTGATGCCGGGTATCAGCGCTGGGCCGGACGGAGCTGGCCGGTCTCTGCTTCGGATGATCCCGGCCTGGATGGCGGTGCCGCGCCGGCATACTTCGCCGGCACCACCCCGCTGCCGCCAGCATTCTGGGGCCGGCCCACCGGCATGGCCTGCTTTGATGACATCGTGCAAGCCGTGTGGCAGGAGGGTTACAGCCATCACATCACCCGCTTGATGGTGCTGGCCAATCTTGCCACGCTGCTCGACGTTGCACCGCGTGAACTGACCGACTGGTTTTGGGTGGCCTACACCGATGCCTATGATTGGGTGGTCGAGCCCAATGTCCTGGGCATGGGCACGTTTGCCATCGGGGATTTGATCACCACCAAACCTTACATCGCCGGCGCAGCGTATCTTGACCGCATGGGAGATTATTGCAGCCGGTGCCGCTTCGATCCCAAATCGACCTGCCCGTTCACCGCGCTTTATTGGGCCTTTCTCGACCGGCATGAAGCGAAGCTGCGAACCCTTGACCGCCTGAAACTCGTGCTGGCCTCGCTGCGCAAGCGCCCCGTCGCGCGGCGCCAGCGTGACGCCCGAGTGTTCGAGTACGTGCGCCGCACATTATGTGACGGCGAGGTGCTGATGCCAACAGGAGTGCCGGCATGA
- the tpiA gene encoding triose-phosphate isomerase, giving the protein MAGRARRLFVAGNWKMFTTLSEGASLIKALRVKVVNITKVDMAVFPPFTHLSMAAELLKGSAIKLGGQNLHWEEKGAFTGEIAGAMLQSAGCEYVIIGHSERRQYFGESDETVNRRLKRALASGLRPIVCLGETLAQRQAGETQRVLETQLRGALQGLTAGELATVTIAYEPVWAIGTGVNAAPEQAQEVHAFIRRLLGTLFDGATAAACRIQYGGSVKPANAAALLEQPDIDGALVGGASLEAESFAAIIKAAENLS; this is encoded by the coding sequence ATGGCAGGCCGTGCGCGCCGCCTGTTCGTGGCAGGCAATTGGAAAATGTTCACCACCCTGAGCGAGGGCGCCTCCCTAATCAAGGCGCTCAGGGTCAAAGTGGTGAACATCACGAAGGTGGACATGGCGGTCTTTCCGCCTTTCACCCATCTGAGCATGGCGGCAGAGCTGCTCAAAGGTTCGGCAATCAAACTGGGCGGACAGAATTTGCACTGGGAGGAAAAGGGCGCGTTTACCGGCGAAATCGCCGGTGCCATGCTGCAGAGCGCGGGTTGTGAGTATGTCATCATCGGCCACTCCGAGCGGCGCCAGTATTTCGGCGAAAGCGATGAAACCGTCAATCGCCGTCTGAAACGGGCGCTGGCCAGCGGATTGCGGCCGATCGTCTGCCTCGGCGAGACCCTCGCCCAGCGCCAGGCGGGCGAAACGCAGCGCGTGCTCGAGACGCAACTGCGTGGCGCCCTGCAGGGCCTCACCGCCGGGGAGTTGGCAACCGTCACAATCGCTTACGAACCGGTTTGGGCAATCGGCACGGGTGTAAATGCTGCGCCTGAGCAGGCGCAGGAAGTGCATGCGTTCATTCGCCGTCTGCTGGGGACACTGTTCGATGGCGCCACGGCGGCGGCCTGCCGAATTCAATATGGCGGCAGTGTGAAACCCGCCAATGCCGCCGCGTTGCTCGAGCAACCGGATATCGATGGCGCACTGGTGGGCGGTGCGAGCCTGGAGGCGGAGAGTTTCGCCGCCATCATCAAGGCCGCCGAAAATCTTTCATGA